Within Xiphias gladius isolate SHS-SW01 ecotype Sanya breed wild chromosome 5, ASM1685928v1, whole genome shotgun sequence, the genomic segment AAGTTTTATTCTTACAATCTTTTTATTACGTAAAGTAACATTTGTTTGACTCTGAtggtcaaataaatgtagtgtagtaaaaagtacaatatatccCTCTGACATTTagtagagtagaagtataaagtttcctgaaatggaaatacttttcGTAAGTAAATACGTCAAATATGTACTTAGGTACAGCACTTGACTAAATGTACTTGGTTCGTTATGTTTCATGCTCAGGAGACCATGAAAGTACCAGATTTCATGGGATATTTaatcagatatttcagtctggaccaaagagtTGGACGGAGACACCAGTCAACGGACTGACATTGTCATCTctagagctgctagcatgacttGAAAAAATTCTAGAAACTTAAGTAGACTGCCTTTTGAGTTGCTGATTAAAGATCAGCTGGAATAAGagaagtatttatttaatgGCAGGTGTAAAGACCAGTCTTACCAGGCTCAAAGTCACGATGGTGCAGACACACTCTCCAGCCCTGTTCTCCCTCCAGTTTGGGCAGCAACTCTCGGATGACCCAGGGCTCATCATGGGTGTTGTAGGAGATGAAGGCGTCATACTGATTAGGAGCTTGcttgtttttatgctttgtGTCAAAGAGCATAGCCAAGAAGAGGTAGTAGGCATAGGCCAGGTGCCACCTCAGGAAATGGTAGGTGAAGGACACCACCATAAACAGGAGGACTGTGCATGTGGTGGAGATAAAGCAGATGAATTCAATATCTACTGAGCAGAGGCGGACGTCCAGTTCCAACAGTTTCTTGCCTTCAAAGCTGGCAGGATAGTTGCACTTAAAGTTATACGCATCAAAAATTTGCGTTTGGTTGTTGTTCTTTACCCACTGGAGGAACCGGGCATTATCGCAGTCACAGGTGAAACTGTTCCCTTGAAGATCCACATAAACGAGAGCTGGTACGGACTTTATTATTTCTTCACTGATAACTGAATATTGATTCTTTCTCGCCTGCAAGAACTCCAGTTTGGCTAGGTTGGCATGTAGGAGAAAATCTAGAGACCGAAGACTTGTTCTAGATACGTAAAGACTTTTAAGGTTTGGAATTGAGGAAAACAAACCTGGAGAGAGATCCATAAGCTCATTTGAGCTAATGTCAAGTGTTTGCAGCTGAGGCGTGTACGTAAACATGTCTTCATGCAAAGATAAAAGTTGAATGTTCCTGGTATTGAAAACCAAGAGATTTGTCAAACCTTGCAGGAAGTTGCGAGGCAAGTGAGACTTCTCCCTGCGGTGTTGTGAGGGAATAGCCAATATCTCTAGACGGGACAGCTGAGAAAATGGTGCATGAAGCAAAGCTGAACTGGTTTCATATTTAATGCGATTTTCCCTAAAATCcagtctttttaaatttataagaTCATTGAAAACACCCTTGTTTATTTCCTCTGCTGTAATTTTATTAATCTGCAGCAGAATCTCGGTAAGATTCGTTAGACCAATGAAACTTCCATTTTCAAGTTCActtatttgattttcatgtaATGACAAGTTCTGGAGGGACTGTAAGCCCCTGAATTGCTCGTTTTTAAGGGCAGTGAGAGAATTTCCATTCAAAAGTAGTTGTCTAAGATTTGGCAAGTATTTTTGGAAAGCACCGTTTAACCTGGATATGTGGTTGGTCTGTAGCTTTAAAACTTGCAATCGTATTAAATCCTTGAAAACACATTCTTTTAGAGCTGAGATTTCATTCCCACCAAGGCTGAGCTCTCTAAGCATTGTCTGATTGGTGAAATCATCACATCCAAGTTTGCTGATTTTATTAGAGCTGAGATTCAACTCTACAAGACTTGGTAGATTCCTTGTGGCAGCTGGAACAGATGAAAGCATGTTGTTCCTCAGATTCAAGATTCTTAAACTTTGAACAGATCTGAAGGCGTTGACATGGATGTTGTTTATTTGACTCTCTGCTAAATCCAACTCTGTTACATTAATGCACAACTTCAACATATGTGAACTGACGGACTTCAGTTCCTTATTGCGGAGCTGCAGTGTGGACAT encodes:
- the LOC120790007 gene encoding toll-like receptor 13, translating into MATGERKLFHFVIYIHLLNISSFVVPVTGFALKTCRISYDVAICSNSKLRTVPQDIPSTVIGFDLSKNNISRVKVSDFTNLPVLTKLDLKLNRISQIDNGAFANLISLKKLNLNNNKLVELGEDLFHGLSNLTELRINSNHIKAVASTSFKPMTSLKFLDISRNKLQHITEVHLILQHLPHLKELSVKNNNLTTFHSWDLTNNSLELKSLDLSQNPIAIFSITADVFPNLTWLEIGNSSRKQQMIWDVRNKTFFSRVSILDISGLQMAFDDMKTLLETVNSSLTTLRMNSINHNLTALINISCTIPTMSTLQLRNKELKSVSSHMLKLCINVTELDLAESQINNIHVNAFRSVQSLRILNLRNNMLSSVPAATRNLPSLVELNLSSNKISKLGCDDFTNQTMLRELSLGGNEISALKECVFKDLIRLQVLKLQTNHISRLNGAFQKYLPNLRQLLLNGNSLTALKNEQFRGLQSLQNLSLHENQISELENGSFIGLTNLTEILLQINKITAEEINKGVFNDLINLKRLDFRENRIKYETSSALLHAPFSQLSRLEILAIPSQHRREKSHLPRNFLQGLTNLLVFNTRNIQLLSLHEDMFTYTPQLQTLDISSNELMDLSPGLFSSIPNLKSLYVSRTSLRSLDFLLHANLAKLEFLQARKNQYSVISEEIIKSVPALVYVDLQGNSFTCDCDNARFLQWVKNNNQTQIFDAYNFKCNYPASFEGKKLLELDVRLCSVDIEFICFISTTCTVLLFMVVSFTYHFLRWHLAYAYYLFLAMLFDTKHKNKQAPNQYDAFISYNTHDEPWVIRELLPKLEGEQGWRVCLHHRDFEPGKPIVDNITDAIYGSRKTICVISRRYLESEWCSREIQVASFRLFDEQKDVLILVFLEEIPTSQLSPYYGIRRLLKKQTYLSWPRAGEHTQLFWEKLRQALKTREHLGEDSLLRSAVERP